From candidate division Zixibacteria bacterium HGW-Zixibacteria-1, the proteins below share one genomic window:
- the pepF gene encoding oligoendopeptidase F, whose amino-acid sequence MTFSKRINFILILTLFLLIAGIGTASAQVEGAKTRDQIDDKYKWNLADFFPSDEAWEETYKYVEGYFPGIESYRGKLGESPETIVECLQMSDSISSTAHRLYVYANLKYDEDQRVSQYQELSTRTRMLYSQIGQASSFIEPEILEIPSETLQSFLKSGKLGIYKFYIDDLLRKKSHILSAQQEEILALSSPLASGPSKIFQMIDNADIKFPNVKDEDGNEIELTRGRYSRLLESKNREVRREASEAYNSAYTGYVNSLGATLASSVNGDVFYTKARGYNSCLENSLDGNNIPTGVFHSLIETASNNLQPLHKYTTVRKKALGLDTLFGFDMYVPLVEDVKLEYTYDEAIKMVKEALQPLGKEYQKGLNKILNSRWVDVYETQSKETGAYSWGTYSVHPVMLLNFNGSLDNVFTLAHELGHAMNSYYTYQNEPYQYAGHSLFCAEVASTVNEALMVKYMMERVKTREERLYLLNHYINQIMGTFYTQVWFSEFERDIHDVVEKGGALSSDSMRKLYRDLYQKYYGPDYFIPEGRDLGCLRISHFYRQFYVYQYATGYAAAELIAKKILDGQPGATDAYLTFLKTGSSDYPINILKKAGVDMTTTEPYENVINTFGKLVDQFEKVLFEKEG is encoded by the coding sequence ATGACCTTCAGCAAACGAATTAATTTCATTCTCATCCTCACCTTGTTTCTGCTGATCGCAGGTATCGGAACCGCTTCAGCCCAGGTGGAAGGAGCCAAAACCAGAGATCAGATCGACGACAAGTATAAGTGGAATCTGGCCGATTTCTTTCCATCGGATGAAGCCTGGGAGGAAACATACAAGTATGTAGAAGGCTATTTCCCAGGGATCGAGAGTTACCGTGGAAAACTCGGCGAATCGCCGGAAACCATTGTGGAATGTCTTCAAATGAGCGATTCGATCAGCAGTACCGCTCACCGCCTGTATGTCTATGCCAATCTCAAATACGACGAGGACCAGCGGGTCAGCCAATACCAGGAACTCAGTACCCGCACGCGCATGCTCTATTCGCAGATCGGCCAGGCATCATCCTTTATCGAGCCGGAAATTCTCGAAATTCCCAGCGAAACTCTGCAATCATTCCTGAAAAGCGGCAAACTTGGAATTTATAAATTTTATATAGATGATTTGCTTCGGAAAAAATCGCACATTTTGTCGGCCCAGCAGGAAGAAATATTGGCCCTGTCCAGTCCGCTGGCGAGCGGCCCGAGCAAAATATTTCAGATGATCGACAATGCCGATATCAAATTCCCGAATGTCAAAGATGAGGACGGCAATGAAATCGAACTGACACGCGGAAGATACAGCCGGCTTCTCGAATCAAAAAATCGTGAAGTGCGTCGCGAGGCCAGTGAGGCTTATAACAGTGCCTATACCGGTTATGTCAACTCGCTCGGCGCCACCCTGGCTTCCTCGGTCAATGGCGATGTTTTTTATACCAAGGCGCGCGGCTATAACAGCTGCCTCGAAAATTCGCTCGACGGCAACAATATCCCAACCGGCGTCTTTCACAGCCTGATCGAAACGGCCAGTAATAATCTCCAGCCCCTGCACAAATATACCACCGTCCGAAAAAAAGCGCTCGGCCTCGATACCCTCTTCGGTTTCGATATGTATGTTCCGCTGGTCGAGGATGTCAAACTGGAATATACCTATGACGAAGCGATTAAGATGGTCAAAGAAGCGCTCCAGCCGCTCGGCAAAGAGTATCAGAAAGGGCTCAACAAAATTCTTAATTCGCGCTGGGTCGATGTCTATGAAACCCAGAGCAAGGAAACCGGCGCCTATAGCTGGGGAACATATTCGGTTCATCCTGTCATGCTTCTCAATTTCAACGGGTCGCTCGACAATGTTTTCACCCTGGCTCATGAACTCGGCCATGCCATGAATTCCTACTACACCTACCAGAACGAGCCGTACCAATACGCCGGACATTCGCTGTTCTGCGCTGAAGTTGCCTCGACCGTCAATGAAGCGTTAATGGTTAAATACATGATGGAACGCGTCAAGACCAGAGAGGAGAGACTGTATCTCCTCAATCACTACATAAATCAGATTATGGGGACGTTCTACACCCAGGTATGGTTTTCAGAGTTCGAGCGCGATATTCATGACGTCGTCGAAAAGGGCGGCGCTCTTTCATCCGATTCGATGCGCAAGTTGTATCGCGATCTATATCAAAAATATTATGGCCCCGATTATTTTATTCCCGAGGGCCGCGACCTGGGCTGTCTGCGAATCAGCCATTTCTATCGTCAGTTTTATGTTTACCAATATGCCACCGGCTACGCCGCCGCCGAATTGATCGCCAAAAAGATCCTCGACGGCCAGCCCGGCGCCACCGACGCTTACCTTACCTTCCTTAAAACC